From a single Papilio machaon chromosome 19, ilPapMach1.1, whole genome shotgun sequence genomic region:
- the LOC106715768 gene encoding uncharacterized protein LOC106715768 — protein MSSVNERLAKLREERKAREEERIRKLRELNLKKYNSFDLNSDSVTKNGVSNSVKNKPRVLSAARGSFSSLASKPSTSKDVASNSRQEALNIKRQKSTEIKPKNSTSNGNHVETKHILQKANSNFERSVSKSFDYSSAATKNLSDLNKSNVHIKNTNARLSTVPRPIKKPAVYNNGPSTSKTEVTAAPTQSNNAVESKDNSHDKCTESEQPSNKPNGGKPELVENIADNLPHTSNSTEQSADTKTSITNTNKAAQLNTNHRRTLAPISVKPRVALKLFTTSKPDNRKSLPAFKTKDVKKFSPRQETVFERLYKPKTVTKHVVDDAQRLRTDPSYLKKVIEESQLTTGMKRPIPQAKPIRRSISAVHLRRISKSEQAKCIQNWASVGEKLDKVNVNEIDEDDCINYVKVVSAVKSERKKVKFMTPVTMKYNTPSTEELQSRLQKWLQKRGKSMDSYHHLQCFGIRHLSKKPLELPSLPLFDDEDENKENVAVEMDSDNQSYTDNLNHHDNDFPKEDKEDFGKDQWRSASFVSESVSLNDINDVTMTPSVDFNHLDVLLHGALTDLTELLREGFEWGQCACWLRSIRGRFPAVTQTAAYWECRAALEERRGDLPASMQCWEEAIVMGTERSVVEENLDQLLDKFMQLKISPSNRHEPKVDPKMVDVKNVLKSTIIRFAVHKAKIRNSTNPEPAKYTVTPVRRSARLSMHYGSARRTPLQECSTVSQASKLGHPVVFVPNDQLNGTP, from the exons ATGTCTTCGGTTAATGAAAGACTTGCCAAGTTGAGGGAAGAAAGAAAAGCGAGAGAGGAGGAGAGAATTAGAAAG ttaaGGGAGCTTAATTTGAAGAAATATAACAGTTTTGACTTGAATTCAGATTCGGTGACTAAAAATGGTGTGTCTAATTCAGTTAAGAATAAACCCCGTGTTTTATCTGCAGCTAGAGGATCTTTTTCAAGTCTGGCAAGTAAACCTTCCACTAGTAAAGATGTGGCTTCCAACAGTAGACAAGAAGCATTGAATATAAAACGCCAAAAAAGTACTGAAATTAAGCCAAAAAACAGTACTTCCAATGGAAATCATGTTGAaactaaacatattttacaaaaggCTAATTCTAATTTTGAACGGAGCGTAAGCAAATCTTTTGATTACTCAAGCGCAGCAACGAAGAATCTCTCTGATTTGAATAAGAGcaatgtacatattaaaaacacaaatgCAAGACTTTCTACAGTCCCAAGACCTATAAAAAAACCTGCTGTGTATAATAATGGTCCATCAACCAGTAAAACAGAAGTCACTGCTGCTCCTACGCAGAGTAATAATGCAGTTGAGTCAAAGGACAATTCACATGATAAATGTACTGAAAGTGAACAACCATCAAATAAACCAAATGGTGGAAAACCGGAGCTGGTGGAAAATATTGCAGATAATTTGCCCCACACAAGTAATAGTACTGAACAAAGTGCAGACACAAAAACAAGTATTACAAATACCAACAAAGCCGCTCAACTCAATACCAACCATCGTAGAACTTTGGCGCCAATTTCTGTTAAGCCCAGAGttgcattaaaattgtttacgaCTTCCAAACCTGATAACAGGAAGAGCCTTCCTGCTTTTAAAACTaaagatgttaaaaaattCTCTCCGAGGCAGGAAACAGTATTTGAACGGCTATATAAACCCAAAACAGTTACCAAACATGTTGTAGATGATGCACAGAGATTGAGAACAGATCCTagctatttgaaaaaagttattgaaGAATCACAACTGACTACAGGAATGAAGCGCCCAATACCACAAGCCAAACCTATCAGAAGGTCCATATCGGCTGTGCATTTGAGGAGAATTAGCAAAAGTGAGCAAGCAAAATGTATCCAAAATTGGGCATCTGTTGGAGAAAAGCTGGATAAAGTAAATGTTAATGAAATAGATGAAGATGATTGTATCAATTATGTGAAAGTTGTTTCTGCCGTTAAAAGCGAAAGGAAGAAAGTGAAATTTATGACCCCCGTCACAATGAAGTACAACACCCCTAGTACTGAAGAGTTGCAGTCAAGGTTGCAGAAGTGGTTACAGAAACGAGGCAAATCGATGGACTCCTATCATCATCTGCAATGCTTTGGTATACGTCACTTGTCTAAGAAACCACTGGAATTGCCCAGTCTGCCATTATTTGATGATGAggatgaaaataaagaaaatgttgcGGTGGAGATGGACAGTGACAATCAGTCTTACACAGACAATTTAAATCACCATGATAATGACTTCCCCAAAGAAGACAAAGAGGATTTCGGCAAGGACCAATGGCGTAGCGCGAGTTTTGTCAGTGAAAGCGTCAGTTTGAATGATATAAATGATGTAACAATGACACCTTCTGTGGACTTCAATCATCTGGACGTGTTGCTGCACGGCGCTCTTACTGACCTTACTGAGTTGCTACGTGAG GGATTCGAGTGGGGCCAATGCGCCTGCTGGCTGCGCTCCATCCGCGGCCGGTTCCCCGCGGTGACGCAGACTGCGGCCTACTGGGAGTGCCGCGCCGCGCTGGAGGAGCGCCGCGGCGACCTGCCCGCTTCCATGCAGTGCTGGGAGGAGGCCATCGTTATGGGCACCGAG AGATCTGTAGTAGAAGAAAACCTGGACCAGCTGCTGGATAAGTTTATGCAATTAAAGATCAGCCCCAGCAACCGCCACGAGCCCAAGGTTGACCCCAAGATGGTGGATGTAAAAAATGTCTTGAAGAGTACCATCATTAGATTTGCGGTGCATAAAGCGAAGAT TCGTAATTCAACAAATCCTGAGCCGGCCAAGTACACGGTGACTCCGGTACGTCGCAGCGCGCGGTTGAGCATGCACTACGGCAGTGCGAGGCGCACGCCGCTGCAGGAGTGCTCCACTGTCAGCCAAGCCTCAAAACTGGGACATCCTGTCGTCTTCGTGCCCAACGACCAGCTCAATGGAACTCCATAA